Proteins from one Cicer arietinum cultivar CDC Frontier isolate Library 1 chromosome 3, Cicar.CDCFrontier_v2.0, whole genome shotgun sequence genomic window:
- the LOC113788227 gene encoding uncharacterized protein — protein sequence MTRRTNRSVPQGRNDMTEAIQAMNVMAAAMAQQAAIQAQRDAQRDQRDEAASAARALNEFRRQDPPKFKGEHDPDKADLWLQEIEKIFEILHCSDNAKVEYATYLMIGEAEYWWRGAKKMMETNREELTWEAFKNKFLEKYFPKSARAEKEAQFLKLYQGNLTIAEYAAKFESLAKHFRYFLNQIDEEYMCERFESGLRYEIKELVGPLEIRQYQVLVEKCKKVEQMKQSRLNKGVGHNDQHNRGKQHQQYKPYARPLGNARDQPRPQNGEGQGPKVPSQNQAYPVKCFRCNREGHKISEYPIRPRVCYICQKPDHFANECPKRKDDRAVNRNNINENVVRPTAKGRVYHINGEETPSSSELIQGECLIAGKSLNVIYDSGATHSFISLDWVDSLQLTITTLPFDLVVTLPSTESVKCNTACLQCPLIVFDMRFNVDLICIPSSMWE from the exons ATGACTCGTCGCACAAACCGATCGGTTCCCCAAGGAAGAAACGACATGACTGAAGCAATCCAAGCCATGAATGTTATGGCCGCAGCAATGGCCCAACAAGCTGCGATCCAGGCTCAACGAGATGCACAGAGGGATCAGAGGGATGAAGCAGCCAGTGCAGCAAGAGCATTGAATGAATTTCGTCGACAAGATCCGCCTAAATTCAAAGGGGAACATGACCCCGACAAGGCTGATCTTTGGCTGCAAGAAAtcgagaagatcttcgagatctTACACTGCTCTGACAATGCGAAAGTAGAGTATGCAACCTATTTGATGATTGGTGAAGCTGAATACTGGTGGCGAGGTGCGAAGAAAATGATGGAGACAAATCGTGAAGAGCTAACCTGGGAGGCTTTCAAGAATAAGTTCCTAGAAAAATACTTCCCGAAAAGTGCTAGGGCTGAGAAGGAGGCCCAATTTCTGAAGTTGTATCAAGGGAATCTCACGATAGCGGAATATGCGGCAAAGTTCGAGTCCCTAGCAAAGCACTTCCGCTATTTCCTAAATCAGATAGATGAAGAATACATGTGCGAGAGGTTTGAAAGCGGGCTTAGGTATGAAATTAAGGAGTTAGTGGGGCCCTTGGAGATACGCCAATATCAAGTGCTAGTGGAGAAATGCAAGAAAGTGGAGCAGATGAAACAGAGCCGTCTGAATAAGGGTGTT gGGCATAACGACCAACATAATAGGGGCAAGCAGCATCAACAATACAAGCCATATGCCCGACCACTGGGGAATGCTAGAGATCAACCTCGACCTCAAAACGGGGAAGGTCAAGGGCCAAAAGTTCCAAGTCAGAACCAGGCGTACCCTGTTAAGTGTTTTCGCTGCAACAGAGAAGGACACAAGATATCTGAGTATCCAATCAGACCAAGGGTTTGTTACATTTGTCAGAAACCAGACCACTTTGCAAATGAATGCCCTAAACGGAAGGACGATAGAGCTGTCAACCGCAACAATATCAACGAAAATGTTGTACGCCCCACTGCCAAGGGACGTGTCTACCACATCAATGGAGAGGAAACTCCATCTTCCTCTGAACTTATCCAAGGTGAGTGTTTAATTGCTGGAAAATCACTTAATGTAATTTATGATTCGGGGGCAACACACTCATTCATTTCATTGGATTGGGTGGATTCGCTCCAACTTACTATTACTACTTTGCCGTTTGATTTGGTGGTTACCCTACCTTCTACCGAATCGGTGAAATGTAATACGGCTTGCTTGCAATGTCCGTTGATTGTGTTTGATATGAGATTCAacgttgatttgatttgtatCCCCTCAAGTATGTGGGAGTGA